In one Sphingobacterium daejeonense genomic region, the following are encoded:
- a CDS encoding alpha/beta hydrolase family protein — protein MFKIFTAIISITPLFNLNAQEISYSSKNLRFKSKGITLSGTVYDVKSPKAGILLVHGSGQELRMKEFATTLAKSGYTVLTYDKRGVGESEGVYAGPEVGTNNIDSTNLDLLAEDVNAAVNVLSQKIRNKKTKIGLMGFSQAGWIIPIAANKNKKVDFMVIFSGALISTKEQLRFQFYTNGDTDFWKKHTEKDAREHIKNDTDRYEFINTDPVYTLNKLSIPGLWIFGGKDIQVPVNLSIEILEELNKKGKQFQHKLYPDLGHNTAASENQETIKEALNWINRL, from the coding sequence ATGTTTAAAATCTTTACAGCAATAATTTCTATTACTCCATTGTTCAACTTAAATGCCCAAGAAATTTCATACTCTTCTAAAAATTTAAGATTTAAAAGTAAGGGAATTACCTTATCAGGGACGGTTTATGATGTAAAATCTCCCAAGGCCGGAATATTACTAGTTCATGGGTCAGGGCAAGAGTTGCGAATGAAAGAATTTGCAACTACCCTTGCGAAAAGTGGTTATACCGTTTTGACTTATGATAAGCGTGGAGTTGGAGAATCAGAAGGAGTCTATGCGGGACCTGAAGTTGGCACTAATAATATCGACTCTACGAATCTTGATCTTTTGGCAGAGGATGTAAATGCCGCTGTTAATGTCCTCTCTCAAAAAATTAGAAATAAAAAAACAAAGATTGGTTTGATGGGCTTTAGTCAAGCTGGCTGGATAATTCCTATTGCAGCAAATAAAAATAAAAAAGTAGATTTTATGGTCATATTCAGTGGAGCATTAATTTCCACGAAGGAGCAATTAAGGTTTCAATTTTATACAAATGGAGATACAGATTTCTGGAAAAAACATACCGAAAAAGATGCAAGAGAACATATTAAAAACGACACCGACCGCTATGAATTTATCAATACGGATCCAGTTTATACATTGAATAAATTATCTATTCCAGGATTATGGATTTTTGGCGGAAAGGATATTCAAGTACCTGTAAATCTTTCAATAGAAATTTTAGAAGAACTTAATAAGAAAGGAAAACAATTTCAACATAAACTTTATCCCGACCTTGGTCATAATACTGCAGCTTCAGAAAATCAAGAAACTATAAAAGAAGCATTGAATTGGATCAATAGGTTATAG
- a CDS encoding sigma-70 family RNA polymerase sigma factor — MEKHYNKLLTYAYNIVGSYEDAKDLVQDVLEKYITLDKSSIRHESNFLIKSTINHAINFKTRQSKKEVFGEWLPEPVSFDNADAKLIRDETASYTMLVLFEYLNPKERAAFILKEGFNYSHAEIAELLEISTENSRQLLSRANKQLKDSKYSSYSPHLGHSFETVGRYQKALAQADIVELQNLLVDDIQLSADGGTKVQVVSGSEIGKTATATLLVYVQQHFLMGKTFTFQFFNHQPAICFWEHEKLHNCHILQLSEDGLIQEIYSIVDPDKLKNITKLSHI, encoded by the coding sequence ATGGAGAAACATTATAATAAGTTATTGACCTATGCCTACAATATTGTCGGTTCTTATGAAGATGCGAAAGATCTGGTACAGGATGTACTGGAAAAATACATTACATTGGATAAATCGAGCATCCGCCACGAATCCAACTTTCTTATTAAAAGCACGATTAATCATGCCATAAATTTTAAAACCCGCCAAAGCAAAAAAGAAGTTTTCGGCGAATGGCTCCCCGAACCTGTTTCATTTGATAATGCCGATGCAAAACTTATTAGGGACGAAACGGCAAGCTATACCATGCTCGTGCTGTTCGAGTACCTGAACCCAAAAGAAAGAGCGGCTTTCATATTGAAAGAGGGCTTCAATTATTCACATGCTGAGATAGCTGAACTGCTTGAAATAAGCACCGAAAATTCACGTCAGCTATTGAGCAGGGCCAACAAACAATTGAAAGACAGTAAATACTCAAGTTATAGCCCACATTTGGGTCACTCATTTGAGACTGTAGGCAGGTATCAGAAAGCGTTGGCTCAGGCTGACATCGTGGAATTGCAGAACTTATTGGTAGACGACATACAACTCAGTGCCGACGGAGGTACGAAGGTGCAGGTAGTGAGCGGTTCGGAAATAGGGAAAACAGCTACGGCCACTTTATTGGTTTATGTACAGCAGCATTTTCTGATGGGAAAAACATTTACCTTTCAATTTTTCAATCATCAACCTGCTATCTGCTTTTGGGAGCATGAAAAGCTCCATAACTGTCATATACTCCAATTAAGTGAAGATGGATTGATCCAGGAAATATATTCCATTGTAGACCCGGATAAGCTAAAAAATATTACCAAGCTGTCACATATTTAG
- a CDS encoding LysE family translocator, which produces MIPIHELLWFALAAFLMVISPGPNMIYLISRSITQGKTAGLVSLVGVICGFLFHIVLAGFGLTAILLAVPFAYGILKISGAIYLLYLAYQAIKPNGKTFFEVNEHIAKDKPRKLFLMGFLTNLLNPKMAVFYLSFFPQFIKPEYGYILGQSMALGITQISISFTINFIIVMTAAKMASFLTRNPLWVRAQKWFMASVLTFLAIKMVLSKAK; this is translated from the coding sequence ATGATCCCAATTCATGAACTTTTGTGGTTTGCTTTGGCTGCCTTCCTGATGGTTATCAGCCCGGGGCCGAATATGATTTATCTTATTTCAAGAAGCATTACGCAGGGTAAAACAGCCGGGCTTGTTTCACTAGTTGGCGTTATCTGTGGTTTTTTATTTCATATCGTCCTGGCGGGATTTGGATTGACGGCTATATTACTGGCTGTTCCGTTTGCTTACGGAATACTGAAAATTTCGGGCGCTATTTACTTGTTGTATTTGGCGTATCAGGCCATTAAACCCAATGGCAAAACATTTTTTGAAGTGAATGAGCATATTGCCAAAGACAAGCCTCGAAAACTGTTCCTGATGGGCTTTTTAACCAATCTGTTGAATCCTAAAATGGCTGTATTTTATCTGTCTTTTTTCCCTCAATTTATCAAACCGGAATATGGATATATATTAGGTCAGAGTATGGCATTGGGTATTACACAGATTTCTATCAGCTTCACTATCAATTTTATTATTGTAATGACCGCTGCAAAAATGGCTTCTTTCCTTACAAGAAATCCACTTTGGGTAAGGGCGCAAAAATGGTTTATGGCCAGTGTATTGACTTTTTTAGCAATAAAAATGGTGCTTTCAAAAGCTAAATAA
- a CDS encoding nuclear transport factor 2 family protein: MITKDEILNLENTLYEAIKNRDTEVLDNLLHADLLFIIPNGQTITKEMDLQTYREGNLKVEELIPKVEELNIIADLAVITLQMELKGNYKNEPFEANYKYIRFWKKFPEGIKVVGGSGMAI; encoded by the coding sequence ATGATAACAAAGGACGAAATTTTAAATCTAGAGAACACACTTTACGAAGCCATCAAAAATAGGGATACGGAAGTACTCGACAACCTATTGCATGCTGATTTGCTTTTTATAATTCCCAATGGTCAGACGATAACCAAAGAAATGGATCTGCAGACCTATCGTGAAGGGAATTTAAAAGTCGAGGAACTCATTCCCAAAGTAGAAGAACTGAATATCATAGCTGATCTGGCTGTCATTACTTTGCAGATGGAATTAAAAGGAAATTATAAGAATGAACCTTTTGAAGCTAATTATAAATATATCCGTTTTTGGAAAAAGTTTCCTGAAGGTATAAAAGTAGTTGGTGGAAGCGGAATGGCTATTTAA
- a CDS encoding carboxymuconolactone decarboxylase family protein, which produces MENRIDIQQLEPDAFKAMFALENYLHNSGLSKAYFYLIKIRASQINGCAFCINMHTTDALKQGETAQRIFLLNAWKETGLFTKEEKTILAITEEVTLISQNGLSDETYRQAEQLFDGNQIAQIIMAVVTINAWNRIVICTKKTVV; this is translated from the coding sequence ATGGAAAACAGAATAGATATACAGCAGCTTGAGCCGGATGCATTCAAGGCAATGTTCGCTCTGGAAAATTACCTGCACAATTCAGGACTTTCTAAAGCGTATTTCTATCTGATTAAAATTCGTGCTTCGCAAATCAACGGTTGCGCTTTTTGTATCAACATGCACACTACGGATGCATTAAAGCAGGGTGAAACCGCACAGCGAATTTTCCTGCTCAACGCCTGGAAAGAAACCGGATTATTTACCAAGGAAGAGAAAACAATTTTAGCCATAACCGAGGAAGTAACCTTAATCAGCCAAAACGGGTTAAGCGATGAAACGTACAGACAGGCCGAACAACTTTTTGATGGAAATCAAATTGCACAGATCATAATGGCGGTTGTTACGATAAATGCATGGAATAGGATTGTAATCTGCACCAAGAAAACGGTAGTATGA
- a CDS encoding NAD(P)-dependent oxidoreductase yields the protein MNIDNIKTEIPHNKRKSVTVLGLGNMGAAIAHTFINRGYDTVVWNRNAEKCKPLVEAGAAGIEILSEAVAASNQVVICLLNNTAVYEVLKQVAGAVAGKVFINLTSGTPAQARDFAEWAERENASYIDGKILADPIDIGTAKAQLLFSGKPTVFDAQYPLLEKLGAITYYGEDAGAAAVDFLAQVAIGYEFLIGFLYTLQLVHTEGVDLTAFAQRVEGTLQGYGPLLSLMVNEIQLGTYQPDLGPLQVQAAMFDDLINHRKSKNVETLRMQEIKNLMDRRIADGHGAQGFSSLFELLGKQ from the coding sequence ATGAATATAGATAACATCAAAACTGAAATACCTCACAACAAAAGGAAGAGCGTAACGGTACTTGGATTGGGTAATATGGGTGCCGCGATAGCCCATACATTTATCAATCGAGGTTATGATACGGTTGTGTGGAACCGTAATGCGGAAAAATGTAAACCACTAGTTGAAGCAGGTGCAGCTGGTATAGAAATACTTAGTGAGGCAGTTGCTGCCAGTAACCAGGTTGTGATCTGCCTGTTAAACAATACGGCTGTGTATGAAGTGCTCAAACAGGTAGCTGGTGCGGTTGCAGGAAAAGTATTCATCAATTTAACGAGCGGCACGCCTGCTCAGGCTCGTGATTTTGCTGAGTGGGCTGAAAGAGAGAACGCTTCCTATATCGATGGCAAAATATTGGCAGACCCGATAGACATCGGAACCGCAAAAGCACAGTTATTATTCAGTGGTAAGCCAACCGTTTTTGATGCGCAGTATCCGCTGTTGGAAAAGCTAGGTGCCATTACTTACTACGGAGAGGACGCAGGAGCCGCGGCTGTAGATTTTTTAGCTCAGGTAGCAATTGGCTATGAATTTTTAATCGGCTTTTTGTATACCCTTCAATTGGTGCATACAGAAGGTGTGGATTTAACCGCTTTTGCACAACGGGTTGAGGGCACCCTACAGGGCTATGGCCCACTGCTGTCCTTAATGGTCAATGAAATTCAGTTGGGTACATATCAGCCCGACTTGGGGCCGCTTCAGGTTCAAGCCGCTATGTTTGATGACCTCATAAATCATCGAAAATCAAAAAATGTGGAAACTCTGCGCATGCAAGAAATCAAAAACCTCATGGACCGTAGAATAGCTGATGGGCATGGAGCGCAGGGATTTTCGAGTTTATTCGAACTACTAGGGAAACAATAG
- a CDS encoding nuclear transport factor 2 family protein, which translates to MEQAEKAIEAFVKAGDNRDVAALERILHPGFQNIQDGFFDENGIFVFSKSDYIELIRTKRFGGSPRSLVINSIKQSDHMAIAHVTLESEFLIFHSLIICIRDNEHWKIINNTPTIHVK; encoded by the coding sequence ATGGAACAGGCAGAAAAAGCAATCGAAGCATTTGTAAAAGCTGGCGACAATCGTGATGTAGCAGCATTGGAAAGAATCTTACATCCCGGCTTTCAGAATATACAGGACGGGTTTTTCGATGAGAACGGGATTTTTGTATTCTCGAAATCTGACTATATCGAACTCATCCGTACCAAGCGATTCGGAGGAAGCCCAAGGAGCTTGGTGATAAACAGCATAAAGCAATCAGACCATATGGCTATTGCACACGTGACCTTGGAAAGTGAGTTTCTTATCTTTCATTCATTGATAATATGTATTCGGGATAATGAGCATTGGAAAATAATAAATAACACACCCACAATCCATGTGAAGTAG
- a CDS encoding FMN-dependent NADH-azoreductase gives MKTLLRIDSSLRLKNSYSRNAGDNFVRAWKELNPEGSISIREVGTSHIPHLEQEVLEKFYTAGDTSDRIKLSNQLIAELLGCDEILITVPMYNFGISSSLKAYFDLVLRTGKTFRYDEDKAIGLLQNKKAYILSAMGELDSALPNLVEMHLQQILNFIGIREIYYYSLDGTDDKDSVKQQLNHQKELFTNILNK, from the coding sequence ATGAAGACATTATTGAGAATTGACAGTAGCTTACGTTTAAAAAACTCCTATTCCCGGAATGCGGGAGACAATTTCGTACGGGCATGGAAAGAACTGAATCCGGAAGGGAGCATCAGTATACGGGAAGTAGGCACCTCCCACATTCCTCATCTTGAGCAGGAAGTACTTGAGAAATTTTATACTGCCGGGGATACTTCAGACCGCATAAAATTGTCTAATCAATTGATAGCAGAACTATTAGGGTGTGATGAAATCCTTATCACAGTGCCTATGTATAATTTTGGCATATCCTCTTCGCTGAAAGCATATTTCGACCTTGTGCTGCGGACAGGTAAAACTTTCAGATACGACGAAGACAAAGCAATCGGATTGCTTCAGAATAAAAAAGCATACATTCTCTCCGCTATGGGGGAACTGGATTCAGCTTTGCCCAATCTAGTGGAAATGCATCTGCAGCAGATATTGAACTTTATTGGCATTAGGGAAATTTACTATTATTCATTGGACGGAACGGATGATAAAGACTCTGTCAAACAACAACTAAACCATCAAAAAGAATTATTTACGAACATTTTAAACAAATAA
- a CDS encoding RteC domain-containing protein has product MDKFYNDKLHKLETVINDFEIEADCSIQRIETVIHHILECLSEMKGYVLKRGFKNTDEEIRFFKYQKPAIVAKLIYYNAIYKIETKKPYGAKPIRKYLNKELKKLKRFFDNNLDFYKYYRSNNSFLDEKMFLRDNHDIKLWLDTYYFQSDHSFSTSHDYKVAKIIANDLIQVYIEDQLYNKFQKDKSKAPKNLKWTGSKVALIELIYALHYHQIVFDNGSNDIREVAQYFESAFGIDLGNFYQTYLELRNRQMNRTKFLDALREELIRRMDEQDEK; this is encoded by the coding sequence ATGGATAAATTTTACAATGATAAGTTACACAAACTGGAAACAGTCATCAATGACTTCGAGATTGAAGCCGATTGTTCCATACAACGGATAGAAACCGTTATACACCATATTCTTGAATGCCTGTCCGAAATGAAAGGGTATGTCCTGAAAAGAGGGTTTAAGAATACAGATGAAGAAATCCGCTTTTTCAAATATCAGAAACCTGCCATTGTAGCTAAACTCATCTACTACAATGCCATTTACAAAATCGAGACAAAAAAGCCGTACGGAGCAAAGCCCATAAGGAAATACCTCAACAAAGAACTGAAAAAGCTAAAAAGGTTCTTTGACAACAACCTCGATTTCTATAAGTACTACCGTAGCAATAACTCGTTCCTTGACGAGAAAATGTTTTTACGGGACAACCACGATATTAAGCTATGGTTGGACACTTATTATTTCCAGTCTGACCACAGCTTTTCAACTTCACATGATTACAAGGTCGCCAAGATAATAGCCAACGATTTGATACAGGTTTACATCGAAGACCAGTTATATAACAAATTCCAAAAAGACAAATCGAAAGCCCCGAAAAATCTGAAATGGACAGGTAGCAAAGTGGCATTGATAGAACTGATTTATGCCCTGCATTATCATCAAATTGTGTTTGACAACGGGAGCAACGACATAAGAGAAGTAGCCCAATATTTTGAAAGTGCCTTTGGCATTGATTTGGGCAATTTCTATCAGACCTATTTGGAGTTGAGAAACCGGCAGATGAACCGTACAAAATTCCTTGATGCGCTTCGGGAGGAACTTATAAGAAGAATGGACGAGCAGGACGAAAAGTAG
- a CDS encoding DoxX family protein has protein sequence MMKQKFFSTHNDYTGLIIRLTIVIVMFPHGARAMLGWFDGYGFTQTLEGLQQMGQPWLVGLLVIVIEFFAPIFIIMGFASRFWAIALGGLFIGIILFGGHLEHGFFMNWFGDKEGEGFEYHLLMLGLCLALFIQGSGKYSLDNLISKKLTA, from the coding sequence ATGATGAAACAGAAATTTTTTAGTACACACAATGATTATACAGGTCTGATCATTCGCCTGACAATCGTTATCGTTATGTTTCCACACGGAGCGAGGGCTATGTTGGGCTGGTTTGATGGCTATGGGTTTACCCAAACTTTGGAGGGGCTGCAACAGATGGGACAGCCGTGGCTGGTGGGACTATTGGTTATTGTAATAGAGTTCTTTGCACCCATTTTTATAATAATGGGCTTTGCCTCCCGTTTTTGGGCAATTGCATTGGGTGGACTTTTTATCGGAATAATTTTATTTGGCGGACATCTCGAGCATGGCTTTTTCATGAACTGGTTTGGCGATAAGGAAGGTGAAGGATTCGAATATCATTTGCTGATGCTCGGCTTATGTCTGGCACTGTTCATTCAGGGAAGTGGAAAATATTCACTGGACAATTTGATATCCAAAAAACTCACAGCTTAA
- a CDS encoding macrolide 2'-phosphotransferase, with product MTTQEIQNLTEKHGLVITDDINFNDMGIDFRVGIVTDINGQKWILRIPRREDMSVQIEEEKHILDLVKKHLSVEVPDWEIANHELIAYRLLTDKPALTFDANTYEVTWNMDKESPNYVPSLAKVLIELHSIPESEVKEKELKIKSSSEIRKEIEDQLKLVKAEIGISNELETRYKNWLDNERLWPAFSKFIHADLYAGHILTNEKNEVSGIIDWTTAHMGDIAMDFSGHLKVFGEESLKLLIEEYKKLGGQTWEHLYEQSVERSAATALAYGFFAVETKNDFHIKGAKEMLGV from the coding sequence ATGACTACACAAGAAATTCAAAACCTTACTGAAAAACATGGTCTTGTAATTACAGATGATATAAACTTCAATGATATGGGGATCGACTTCAGGGTTGGAATAGTTACAGATATTAACGGTCAAAAATGGATCCTCCGGATTCCTAGACGGGAGGATATGTCTGTTCAAATTGAGGAAGAAAAACATATTTTGGATCTAGTAAAAAAACATCTATCAGTTGAGGTACCTGATTGGGAGATTGCAAACCATGAATTGATAGCATACCGCCTTCTTACAGATAAACCTGCTTTAACTTTCGATGCCAATACTTATGAAGTGACTTGGAATATGGACAAAGAAAGTCCCAATTATGTTCCTTCTCTAGCAAAGGTACTTATAGAACTTCATAGCATTCCTGAATCTGAAGTGAAAGAAAAGGAATTAAAGATAAAATCTAGCTCAGAAATCAGAAAAGAAATCGAAGATCAACTTAAGCTTGTAAAAGCTGAAATCGGTATTTCCAATGAGTTGGAAACACGGTATAAGAATTGGCTTGACAATGAACGTCTTTGGCCAGCATTCTCAAAATTTATCCATGCTGATCTCTATGCGGGCCATATCCTAACCAATGAAAAAAATGAAGTTTCCGGCATTATTGATTGGACTACTGCACATATGGGTGATATAGCAATGGATTTTTCTGGTCATTTAAAGGTTTTTGGGGAAGAGAGCTTAAAACTGTTGATTGAAGAATACAAGAAACTTGGCGGTCAAACTTGGGAACATCTCTATGAACAATCGGTCGAAAGATCCGCGGCCACGGCCCTAGCTTATGGATTTTTCGCTGTGGAAACAAAAAATGATTTTCATATAAAAGGAGCAAAAGAAATGTTGGGAGTATAA
- a CDS encoding alpha/beta fold hydrolase produces MKEKFLIILIMISISWQFCTAQINSIKEYNRIELNGVKHGVFIKSNNALNPVLLILHGGPGFSDFYFWQTHNKELEQHFTVVTYDQRGTGLSYNDTLPPGSITIEQLEDDALSLIHILKERFKKEKIYLVGYSFGSIMGMHLIQKHPSLFQAYIGVGQVTSMYLNEKVSLDYSIQQARLKKDSVAMAQLQKLRKHYPSRSKNELSDLYLSRKWLRHFHGDFCEGTNVGQLYKNMDSFARQYYKDSLIAKGQVFTMNAMWDEVMQVDLFKTVREVKVPVYFIAGRCDYNTPSTLAYKFFRKLKAPQKQFIWFENSGHYAAFVEPEKFNRIMVQEVLADKGT; encoded by the coding sequence ATGAAAGAAAAATTCCTCATCATTTTGATAATGATCTCAATCAGCTGGCAGTTTTGTACAGCCCAGATTAATTCTATCAAAGAATACAACCGTATCGAATTAAATGGTGTCAAACACGGCGTATTTATTAAAAGTAATAATGCCTTAAATCCTGTTTTGCTAATATTGCACGGTGGTCCTGGGTTTTCTGATTTTTATTTTTGGCAAACACACAATAAGGAATTGGAACAGCACTTCACGGTGGTTACTTACGACCAAAGGGGAACGGGCTTATCCTACAACGATACCCTGCCTCCCGGAAGCATCACTATTGAACAGCTGGAAGATGATGCGCTAAGTTTAATACATATTCTTAAAGAGCGTTTTAAGAAAGAGAAAATATATTTGGTTGGTTATTCTTTTGGTTCTATTATGGGCATGCATCTGATTCAAAAGCATCCATCGCTATTTCAGGCTTATATTGGCGTGGGACAGGTTACCAGTATGTATTTGAATGAAAAGGTTTCGCTCGATTATTCAATTCAACAGGCTAGGTTAAAAAAAGACAGCGTAGCAATGGCTCAATTGCAAAAACTCCGTAAGCATTACCCGTCCCGCTCAAAAAATGAATTATCAGACCTGTATTTATCAAGAAAATGGCTCCGGCACTTTCATGGTGATTTTTGTGAAGGTACCAATGTTGGCCAACTCTATAAAAATATGGATTCCTTTGCCAGGCAATATTATAAAGATAGCCTGATAGCTAAGGGACAAGTCTTCACAATGAATGCCATGTGGGATGAAGTAATGCAGGTAGATTTATTTAAAACGGTTCGGGAAGTAAAAGTCCCCGTTTACTTTATCGCAGGGCGGTGTGACTATAATACCCCGTCCACACTTGCTTATAAATTTTTCAGGAAACTAAAAGCGCCTCAAAAACAATTCATCTGGTTTGAAAACTCAGGGCATTATGCAGCTTTTGTAGAACCGGAAAAATTTAATAGGATTATGGTGCAGGAAGTTCTGGCCGATAAAGGAACATAA